The window ttcaaatttcttgaAAAACCAATTATCATTACTCAATGTATCAAGCAATCGAAACTCGCATTGTCTAAAAGCAAGTGAAAACaatgaaaacataaaacacaggacatatttataaataattaagagatTGGAGAcatcaattaactacatggtGGGTTTGGAGACATTAGGTGTGCAACATGTGCAACAATGCTGACATGGCTGGTGCTGCATCTCCACATCATCACAGACGTGGCAGTGGGGCCCGCCGGTAGCCAAGTATAGTGGGCCCCAGCACTCGACCTTGTTGAATTCCGGAATATTCGAATGGAAGTAAACCCAAGCCAAAGCTTCCTCCAATTCTGGGTAATTCTTAAACAGCTTTTCATCTCCATGCACAAATGCCTTAAGCACCTGcgcataattaattaattaattaataaaacaattttaagcCGTtgcaactacatatacaatttaaAGGATCATAAAAAATGAGCTAACATTTAGTAGTCCGGATATATTTTCATGCAATGTATTCATCTAATCCCAATTATAGAAAGAGacaaaaaaacaatgaaaacataaaatattctaTAATTGTAATTGTCTAAATATAGTACCACTTAAACACATGTCTAAACTACAATACTAAATTTTCTGTCGGAAAAAATTAGCATGTGACAATAGTCATATACTCCCCCTTTTTCCTCATTAAATGTcccatattttcttatttgaatatttcacttttaccatttttagtagtagaCCTAACATTTTAGACTAacttattctcactcacattttattactataaaactaccaggagtatataaaagtagaactcacattccacaaactttttctactcacttctcttcacaaaatcaaacaatttcataAAACACGCACCGGTCAAATATGGGACATTTAATGGGGAcaggagggagtatataaattaaaatcaaccCAATATGGATTAAATGTGTGTTACAAAGTTAGAAACGTTAATGTCCGGTGTCCGGACCAAAGACCTTAACTTTGCACAATTCTTTGTGTTTCTCCATAATTACCCCGACAATATAAAAGCACCAATAAAAAGCAACAAATCACATCCACGAGAATGCGATTAATCCCTATATATGAAACTTACCACAGGGAGTTCTTTGCAGAAGATATAATATCTGAGCTTAGCAAAAAAGTCCAAAAGAAAGTGTCCACCACTAATGTGACAATGTACATGCAGTGACATTTTTCCTTTGATCTTCTTCCAAACGCCCACCACTTCATCTCTTTGTAATTTGTTGTACCATCCTTGCACCTAAAATCCCAGAGAAATCacaattatttcaaatttatgtgaaattttaaattaaaattagggttttgaaaaGTTGCCTGAGAAGTGTTGATGGTTTGTGAGATTGCAAGAGTGAGCTTAGAGGTGATGTCAcagtgtgtgagtgtgtaaGTTCTTGGAAGTTTTGGAGGAtccaatttttcttgattattgTTAACCCCCAAGTACACAACTTTGAGCTTTGATGCCTCAAAAATTGCAGGCCCCACCAACCTGGCTACCTGCTCATCAACAAaccaattttataaaacaattaaatcaaaaatGGCAAATTGCCGGCAAAATCATCGGAGTTTGGTAAATTCTGGACAATCCCACAACTTTAGAAAATACTACTCCGTAGTTGATTTCATATATCAtaacttttacatttttctcaattgtcccATAATATCAGATTTGGGAAGAATTATGTCTGATGTGGCAGACAGAAAAGACACCTATGTCTGATGCATCTTTAAGTTTTACGCATGTGCACGTTGAACGCCATAATTTTTCGCCATTggacaattgaaaaaatgtaTGCAATCGGCTATTTTTTAAAGCTGCGGGATTGACCAAACTTTATGTTTTTACCACCAGTAttcccataaaaaaaataaaaaaaaatgagagaaacTTACTAGTTCTTTCTTCTTGTCTTTCCTTGTGATAAGAAGAGAGGAAGGGCCATTGGATAGCCTTAGCTTTGATGGAAGTAAAGCTGTTTCTAATGTCACCATATcaagagagagggagggagaTAATAACTCAATTATATATGTGAATAAATGGTAatgttgagaaaaataatatatggagtactagaTTTGAGAAGttgttctaatttttttttatctgccTAGCTTGGTGTGGGTTTGcacgtatatatataaaatggagTTATGATTTTGTTTGGAGAAGATGGAAACTGAAGCACGTGGTCATCATGCCCTATTGGTGCAGTAAACGACGAGACCAATCGCAAGGTGTCCAGAAAATGCTGTTTCGTCGCGTATGATTTTTCATCTTCTACTACATTCAACACGATTTCACATAACTCACAACTTAATATACACGACAATTGCCAATAAGTAAAATAACGTTAAAAGTAGTGGTATTTCACTTTCGCCTTTCGGCTCCCACTTATCCTGCACCTCTCAAGTCATTTCACAAAGTCGGACTAGAGTAAACTCAACAGGGTTTTCTTAAAACTGcatatcatttcaaaatttgactCAATTTATAGATTTTTCTCATACCCATAATTCCTCTTTTTTAACTAGTTTGTAAGTAACTTAATATACAAGATTTTGCTGAGCTagtgttaattaattgaattgagGCTGAAGAAAGTAATAGTATCAGTTTAGGGGTATTATATATCATGTAAAATGATTCAAAACAAATTGTGagagtaataatattattgtactAACAATAAATGGTGAGGTAGtgtacaaaaaaatagaaacgtGTGTTTATAAAACGAGCGAAAAAGGGAAGTGCATGTTTTTTGTGTCTAAATAGGTGAGACAAGTTTTAATGGAGTAATACATATTTGCatctaagaaaaatataaattaattaggtacgccattatatttgaatatatgtGTGAACTAATTTGGTGAACATATAAAACGGATTTACAAAGATATTTAGTTGACAAAATATCTACTCTATATTTAGATTTTGGTTTACGTGACACGTTTGTGTCAATTTCTATCGATCATATGAAATATGATATCATTGGAATAGATATCTAAGTCAAATATGAAGGCGTCATTAGggattatgaaaaaaattgaatacaaTTATAACCGAcatatttgtgattttgttagtaatacaattatttatatgtatattccACATACtccttccactaactttttatacGCAAtattcattcacatttttttaaaactctcGTCCTTGTAAAAatgagatatatatatatatatatttacaaatgaATGGATTATCATCGATCTCTAATTTGTCCATGTGAAATTATGCTGATTTAAAAATGTGATTGTCACGCGTTTGATTTACTAGCAAAAGTAATTTGTCCCTTATAagaatttttgtttgattctgTTTGCCTATGTGCTCTCCAAGAATATTCCAGCCACGTTTAACATTTTCCATGTTTTATTTACAGTGTTGTTTTCACATTTGATTGTATATATACGACGTTGTATACCGAGATATTTACatgtaaattattagtatatatattaagaatataaatttaaaaaataaaactttattgACTAATTTTTCTTCATGTGTCATCATGTACACCAATCATGTGTCTTGTACTCTTTCCTGAATAATATCATACCAAGCCCTTCCTacgttatattgctaactttcttaaattgctaataATGCAAACTCATCAACgcagtattttaaaaatatcgacaagatgacattaaaatgtcaacacaaatttgtgttgacaatataaatattgatgtGAACACAGTGTATTCAAATGTCAACTTAGTGTACGTcgacattttaatatcattgtgttgacttttttaatatactgCATTGATCAGTTAACAGAGTTGATAACTTAAAAAGTTAGCAATGATTCATACCTCCGTACATACATGTGCATGTATCCACTCTATATATTGGTGGAGTATATGAAAGGAACATATGATGGATTTTTAAGTGGCATTCAATCAATGCACCACCTCATCCACTTACTTACCATTTCTCATCTTTGTCTCGGAATGACATGATATTGTTTGCTGAAAGTGATAAAATAAAGTCGGAATACTAAATTAATCGAACACGAGTCAACAGGTTAGAgatgatatatatatgagCGAATGGCGTAGTTCGATTGGCGATTCAGATATCATGGGATATCTTTTGTCGGTGGTcctatatattactccctccgtcccggataattcgggtcactttgaccgggcacgagttttaagaattgtaatgaaaagtggattgaaaaagttaatggaaagtgggtcctatctttatatattagttttataataaaatgtgagtaggaatgagttagtgaaatatgaggtccactaccaaaaatgataaaagtgaaatgggacaaattatgtgggacggaccgaaatggaaaactgagacgaattatctgggacggagggagtatctattctccatttatatctttttaattttgtataacatGATACATTGATACTCCCTTCCCTTCATACCACAATAAATGTCACGcttagtaattttataaaattttagaagatattattttgtacgtagagtaaaaaaaaaaatatttatattaatatatgagacaacttttctaaaaaataaaatataatatctattataaataaactataaaagaaaatgtgatatGGGACTTATCGAGGAGTATTATGTATTATACTCATCTAGATAATTGCGTAGATATTCAACTTAACAAAATAGCCTCACAATAAATTAGTTCAATACAATATAACTATAATATTATCCTCGTTCCTCAGTAGAAGTCCGCGTTTAATtcgacacaaattttaagaaatataaagagggtcaaaaaagttaatagaGTATAAgtcacatttttatatactctctctgttccaCAAGagtattcatttttagttggatacaagttttaatgcgcaattggtaaagtaagagagtgatataaagaaaaaagtaattaaggTATTGTTagaaatgagtctcaccttaatagagagaaataatttccaaaatttgaaaatgtatACTCTTGTGGGctggacggactaaaaatgaaagagcgCATACTCTTGtaggacaaaccaaaaagaaaagaataagtGCATACTCATAtagaatggagagagtattagttttataataaaatgtgagtaaaatgagttagCGGAATATGTAGGttagttattatttatagtaaaaatgaaagtagaCATTTACCGTCGGATggattaaaatatcaaaaaatgaaCTCCCTAATACATGTAGTAATggattaaaatatcaaaaaatgaaCTCTCTAATacatgtagtagtactaccaAATATGTGGAGGAGAACGAGTATTTTATCAAGGAAAACATACAAATATGCATCGTGTTTAAATTGAaggtccaaaaaaaaaagtagaaccAGTTTGTGTCGGTGTCGGTGCCTGGCTAAGTTGCAGACGAGGCACATGGATATATAGTTGAACGAGAAGAAGAAGGGTTCGAATGGGGTCATAATTCAATAGTTTTGGTCTATAATAAACCCAATTTTTGACCCAAGGTagagaaatagaaagagaGTTTGGTCTATAATAAACTCCATACAGACGAGGTTGTAAAATGACACGTGTTacgaaaatttaaatttttgcaatttcaCTAATTTAGCTAACATGGACATCAATTAGTAAATAATtactagaaaataattatggtATTATTATCAAACTAGTCTCTAAAATCTACTTACTTAAAttgtttatataaaaaaatttactatgaaatattgaaattttaataaaatgtgtatatAATAAGATTAGATTTAGGACACTTTAGTCagatgaattttaatttataatgtcGATAAATTTATCCTTCTTTCACTCTTTATccacaattaataatttttattatggaGTTTATGGTTTACCTATCAacttcaaacttttttttaagtaaaagaagaagGGATATAAGTTATTCGTTGGAATTGCAATTCTCAAGTTACGTATTTCGACAATGCATCCAAGTAGAAAAATGATACGTTCTCTGTCCCACGAGAGTATGCATTCTTCGTtgggtacgagttttaatgtacaacgtaaaataaaaaagagataggaaaaaaaatgatttaagtATTATTAATGGAGAATGGGTTCCACCTCATTAGCGAGAaaagacaaaattaattaaaaattgcataacGGACtaaagttaataaattatcaatatgcaataaaactactacttttttttttataactaatagtaatatctttaaatttataatttataatttataataatgtgaAAGTGGACTTACAAtccattgaagaagaagatgaattgTCAAATGGGCTAACTTATTACTTCTTCTGTTGGGCCTTTAGTTACTTTAGCTGGGCCATTTATCTTTTGATTGTTGGGAATAAAAGGGTTTAGGAAATTCCTTTTCACTAAttctactctctcttctttttatttactttttattttcattttttatatcaagAGTGCATCATCAATTCCATATATTTTCTGATGTTAATTTGTTAGAACCTTAATCTAATCAAGGTTAATATTTTCCATACTTTAGCAGCTCAAAAAAAGACATTATAAATGACTAAATCTTTTAGccaaactaatttaatttcaataatcttctgtattcttttaatatagtaAATTCTAGGCATGACGACTTgtcaataaaatgaaaatgagactataaaaatattatatagaagttgaatattttaatattattattgtgattttaatttttaggatcaGCTTATTTAAGTTTCTGATTCTGTTGAGAGCATCTTGACTGAGGTAGTAAGAATTTTGCAAAAGTTCTCTACAACTTAAATATGAATACTTAAGGAAGGAAAacaacatcaattaattaaggagGAACTAATTAAGATTATTGTTACAAATAGTTTAAAACAAATCTGTGCAAATATGGATAATCAATCAGTCCTATGAGTTCCAAATTAACTCCCTATAAAAGGAGTACTATTGCAAGTTGTAACAATACACAACTCAATACAAATCTTCAATTTCAGCCACACACACTCTATATTCTTCAATTCTATGTCCAAATTCGTTcttttaacaatatttatattttgtgacacctaagtttttttaaaatatgaatgatatGTATATATTCATGGCGTTTGCCGGTGCGTTTGGGAAGGTGGTCCGATGAATAAAGCGGTTTCCACCGCGACAGGCAGCGGTGGCGGTGCATCTGTCAAATACAGCATCTCACTCTACACAGAAAACAATAGACAATTAGAAGCTTTAGCAAATattaacacacacacacaaatatataaagtaaTTGCATTCACAATCAGAATCAACTGCactgagaaaaataaatttgtcacTTCAAGTATTTCGATCATAGCAACTTGATATGTGTCATGACTCATGAAAACTTcaatttgtttgaaaaaaataaacagtAGCTCTATctaaacatataattataatttcatatttaaatgatgtcttatatatatttaaatgtaatgTATTTACGTTAAGTTTAATGGCACAAAAGTAATGAAGAAATTAGGTAAATAAATCTATTAATATTGTTACATACCTTCTTCCTTAACTCTGCGTTTTCTCTAGTCAGTTTCTTCCCCTACATGGAGATTCATTTTCGA is drawn from Salvia hispanica cultivar TCC Black 2014 chromosome 6, UniMelb_Shisp_WGS_1.0, whole genome shotgun sequence and contains these coding sequences:
- the LOC125193596 gene encoding protein STAY-GREEN homolog, chloroplastic-like, with the translated sequence MVTLETALLPSKLRLSNGPSSLLITRKDKKKELVARLVGPAIFEASKLKVVYLGVNNNQEKLDPPKLPRTYTLTHCDITSKLTLAISQTINTSQVQGWYNKLQRDEVVGVWKKIKGKMSLHVHCHISGGHFLLDFFAKLRYYIFCKELPVVLKAFVHGDEKLFKNYPELEEALAWVYFHSNIPEFNKVECWGPLYLATGGPHCHVCDDVEMQHQPCQHCCTCCTPNVSKPTM